The following coding sequences lie in one Bacteroidota bacterium genomic window:
- a CDS encoding alpha/beta hydrolase — MMLSLIIFLALASGFIALLFVESPGKPEVFKNDSGELLTNSISEKIFIEIGGVQQGMFILSMDTANPVLLFLHGGPCFPNYFLFEKYKPGLEQFFTVYYWEQRGGGLSYNKKVTAESMSLEQLVSDAIEVTNYLRNRFCKEKIYIMAWSGGTTIALPAVAENPGLFHAYLAMGQITNQVASERIAYAYINNQLRAQNNYLAIRRLNKFNQLASEADLQAFYNAALRDKLMHKLGIGTMREMKSVYGGIFVPVMTCKAYTLAEKFNIWKAKLFFLPGTGLKNQTLNTNFAARYPKLEIPVFFFCGLHDLTVNSALTEAYFGQLEAPIKKLYIFENSAHGPLFEEPQRLKENIVNDIFHGSRNQKIDC; from the coding sequence ATGATGCTGTCATTAATAATTTTTCTCGCCCTGGCATCAGGTTTCATTGCCCTTTTATTTGTAGAAAGTCCGGGAAAACCCGAGGTATTTAAAAACGATTCCGGCGAGCTTTTAACCAATAGTATTTCGGAAAAAATTTTTATCGAAATCGGTGGAGTGCAACAAGGCATGTTTATACTGTCGATGGACACTGCAAATCCTGTTTTGCTGTTTCTGCACGGTGGTCCCTGCTTCCCGAACTATTTCCTGTTCGAAAAGTACAAGCCCGGTCTTGAGCAGTTTTTTACTGTTTACTATTGGGAACAACGCGGCGGAGGCCTGTCGTACAACAAGAAAGTAACCGCCGAAAGCATGAGCCTCGAACAACTTGTTTCGGATGCAATTGAAGTAACCAATTACCTCCGCAATCGCTTCTGCAAAGAAAAGATCTACATCATGGCATGGTCGGGTGGCACAACAATAGCTTTGCCGGCTGTGGCCGAAAATCCCGGCTTGTTTCACGCCTATCTTGCAATGGGTCAGATAACCAATCAGGTTGCATCGGAAAGAATTGCTTACGCATATATAAACAATCAATTGCGCGCCCAAAATAACTACCTGGCAATCAGACGACTAAACAAGTTCAATCAGCTTGCCAGCGAAGCAGATCTTCAGGCATTCTACAATGCTGCACTCAGAGACAAGCTCATGCACAAACTTGGAATTGGAACAATGCGGGAAATGAAATCGGTTTATGGTGGCATTTTCGTGCCGGTAATGACTTGTAAAGCGTACACTTTAGCCGAAAAATTCAACATTTGGAAAGCTAAATTATTTTTTCTTCCCGGAACCGGTTTAAAAAACCAGACACTCAATACAAACTTTGCCGCAAGATACCCAAAACTTGAAATTCCGGTATTTTTCTTTTGCGGATTGCATGACCTGACGGTAAATTCAGCGCTTACAGAAGCATATTTCGGGCAGCTCGAAGCGCCTATAAAAAAGCTCTATATCTTCGAAAATTCTGCACACGGACCGTTGTTTGAGGAGCCCCAGCGATTAAAGGAAAATATTGTCAATGATATTTTCCACGGTTCCCGGAATCAGAAAATTGATTGCTAA
- a CDS encoding GNAT family N-acetyltransferase encodes MKRIETLNYKQIIEVIRLVPYNHLFALAVLKGHVFGEVYADNPDAPQTVYIRHPYGMSLLVGKAGEPAQEWLRSEVLNTESKLHGTEWLQVFPHGWNDVIGLITDLKHNGANSNGLKKKIELQTRVNFRFNQQKFGKCKRPMLPDGFRIEPVNEQIFATFKGSVVPSNFWNNADDFVKMGAGFSVSYGETVASTAFSAFLLDGYLEIGIETIPAFRGMGLAWHCCAALIDYCIENNLEPVWACRLENTGSYRLALHLGFEPTYKIPYYQLTDLIE; translated from the coding sequence ATGAAACGCATCGAAACCCTAAATTACAAACAAATAATAGAAGTAATACGGCTGGTTCCATACAACCATCTGTTTGCACTGGCGGTATTAAAAGGCCATGTTTTTGGTGAGGTCTATGCCGATAATCCGGACGCACCACAAACTGTTTATATCAGACATCCATATGGGATGTCGCTTTTGGTTGGTAAGGCCGGGGAACCGGCACAGGAATGGCTGAGAAGCGAAGTCCTTAACACAGAATCTAAGCTACACGGGACAGAATGGTTACAGGTTTTTCCTCATGGCTGGAACGATGTCATTGGTTTGATAACTGATTTAAAGCATAACGGGGCAAACAGTAACGGATTGAAGAAAAAAATTGAGCTGCAAACAAGGGTAAACTTCCGTTTTAACCAACAGAAATTCGGGAAATGCAAAAGACCCATGTTGCCAGATGGGTTTCGTATTGAACCGGTTAACGAACAAATTTTTGCCACATTTAAAGGAAGCGTTGTCCCTTCAAATTTCTGGAATAATGCTGATGATTTCGTTAAAATGGGCGCAGGTTTTAGTGTAAGTTACGGCGAAACCGTTGCCTCAACAGCATTCTCGGCATTTCTACTTGACGGCTATCTTGAAATTGGTATTGAAACAATTCCGGCATTTCGTGGCATGGGTCTGGCATGGCATTGTTGCGCTGCGCTCATTGATTATTGTATCGAAAATAATCTGGAACCGGTTTGGGCATGCAGGCTCGAAAACACCGGCTCCTATAGACTTGCGCTGCATCTCGGTTTCGAACCAACTTACAAAATTCCCTATTACCAACTGACTGATTTAATAGAATAG
- a CDS encoding porin family protein, with translation MKTKSIFAVAIAMMLSGNLFAQEKTNRFGFELNTGASVSTAKPGNATLNPGFGFEGLLSYEIIPQFGLYGGWGYNRFGADESFAGNEVSFEETGYILGLQFRQSLGNTPWSLIVKGAGLYNHIEIENKEGELVGDTGHGFGFQAAAGMNYALGKNWSLAPGIKFNFLDRDVEVEGVNTNLKHHYLSLRLGIVKKF, from the coding sequence ATGAAAACAAAATCAATTTTTGCAGTTGCAATCGCGATGATGCTCAGTGGAAACCTCTTTGCGCAGGAAAAAACAAACCGTTTCGGATTTGAACTTAACACAGGAGCTTCGGTCTCCACAGCAAAGCCGGGCAATGCCACACTCAACCCCGGCTTCGGCTTCGAAGGGCTTCTTAGCTACGAAATTATCCCTCAGTTTGGACTTTACGGTGGCTGGGGCTACAACAGGTTCGGAGCCGATGAGTCGTTTGCAGGCAATGAAGTTTCGTTCGAGGAAACAGGCTATATTCTTGGGCTTCAGTTCAGGCAAAGCCTTGGCAATACGCCATGGTCGCTGATTGTTAAAGGCGCTGGATTGTACAATCACATCGAAATCGAAAACAAAGAAGGGGAGCTCGTGGGCGACACCGGTCACGGGTTTGGATTTCAGGCTGCTGCTGGCATGAATTATGCTTTGGGCAAGAACTGGAGCTTAGCTCCCGGCATCAAGTTCAACTTCTTAGACAGGGATGTTGAGGTCGAAGGCGTCAACACAAACCTTAAGCACCACTACCTCTCGCTCCGGCTTGGTATAGTTAAAAAATTCTGA
- a CDS encoding ABC-F family ATP-binding cassette domain-containing protein — translation MNLLSVHQLSKGFGDEPLFTGLSFGLSRGDKAAIVAVNGAGKTTLMRILAGREEADGGTVSYAEGVRLGYLEQYPTYNPNLTIAALAFGPDNPVSRLRQEYEAHLALGTSAGNLEEYSKRLNELTARMDAAGAWDYDRRLGELLTRFGLTDTSRTIGSLSGGQLKRLSLALVITDRPDLLLLDEPTNHLDIETIEWLEKYLSQVNITFLMVTHDRYFLDRVCNHIYELFDRKLYVHRGNFSYYLEKSAQREEALRIEAEKAGQLLKQETEWMRRMPQARTTKSKSRIAAYYELKEKVAQVRRQQEIKLEVQMQRMGSKVLEMRNVSKRFGDTVILDHFDYMFTKGERIGIVGPNGVGKTTFLNILTGKLPPDGGRVLAGDTMVFGYYTQDGLQFDDDKRIIDVVKEIADIIDLGNGTTLTAQQMLTRFLFPPRKQNQLVASLSGGEKRRLHLLTVLMKNPNFLILDEPTNDLDLVTLQALEEFIRQFSGCLIMVTHDRYFMDQVVDQLFVFEGQGKIRGFVGTYSEYRELATASEEKKEKPVRAAENRQERTPKPPKRSFREQREYEQLETEIAALEAEKANCVRALGEAGLPFEALQRISERIVAIDEELDIKTLRWIELDEAGK, via the coding sequence ATGAACCTGCTTTCCGTACATCAGCTCAGCAAAGGGTTTGGCGACGAGCCTTTGTTTACCGGCCTCAGTTTTGGCCTCAGCCGGGGCGACAAGGCTGCCATAGTGGCGGTGAACGGGGCCGGAAAAACCACGCTGATGCGCATCCTGGCGGGCAGGGAAGAAGCCGATGGAGGGACAGTTTCGTATGCCGAAGGCGTCCGACTGGGATACCTGGAGCAGTATCCCACCTACAACCCAAACCTGACCATAGCCGCCCTGGCTTTTGGTCCTGACAATCCCGTGAGCCGGCTCAGGCAAGAATACGAGGCCCATCTTGCCCTTGGCACTTCAGCCGGTAACTTGGAGGAATACAGCAAACGGCTCAACGAGCTCACCGCCAGGATGGATGCAGCCGGGGCATGGGACTACGACCGGCGCCTCGGCGAGCTCCTCACGCGTTTCGGGCTCACCGACACATCGCGCACCATAGGCTCGCTTTCGGGCGGCCAGCTAAAGCGGCTGTCGCTGGCTCTGGTCATCACCGACAGGCCCGACCTGCTGCTGCTCGACGAACCTACCAACCATCTGGACATCGAAACCATCGAATGGCTCGAAAAATACCTCAGCCAGGTGAATATCACCTTTCTGATGGTGACCCACGACCGCTATTTTCTCGACCGGGTGTGCAACCACATCTACGAGCTTTTCGACAGAAAACTTTATGTGCACAGGGGAAATTTCAGCTATTACCTCGAAAAAAGCGCCCAGCGCGAGGAAGCCCTGCGCATCGAAGCCGAAAAAGCCGGACAGCTGCTGAAACAGGAAACCGAATGGATGCGCCGCATGCCACAGGCCCGCACCACCAAATCGAAAAGCCGGATAGCTGCCTATTACGAGCTCAAAGAAAAGGTGGCCCAGGTGCGCCGCCAGCAGGAAATAAAACTTGAGGTGCAGATGCAGCGCATGGGCAGCAAGGTGCTCGAAATGAGGAATGTATCCAAACGCTTTGGAGACACGGTCATCCTCGATCATTTCGATTACATGTTCACCAAAGGAGAACGCATCGGAATTGTGGGGCCAAATGGGGTGGGAAAGACCACTTTTCTGAACATACTCACAGGCAAGCTGCCCCCTGATGGCGGGCGCGTGCTGGCAGGCGATACCATGGTCTTCGGGTATTACACCCAGGACGGGCTGCAGTTCGATGACGACAAACGCATCATTGACGTGGTGAAAGAAATTGCCGACATTATCGATCTGGGCAACGGAACAACCCTTACGGCACAACAGATGCTCACGAGGTTCCTGTTTCCGCCCCGAAAGCAGAATCAGCTTGTAGCCAGCCTGAGCGGTGGCGAAAAACGCAGATTGCATCTGCTGACTGTGCTGATGAAAAACCCTAATTTTCTCATCCTCGACGAGCCAACCAACGACCTCGACCTGGTAACCCTCCAGGCGTTGGAGGAGTTCATCCGGCAGTTTTCGGGTTGCCTGATCATGGTCACGCACGACCGTTATTTTATGGACCAGGTGGTTGACCAGCTTTTTGTATTCGAAGGGCAGGGGAAGATACGCGGTTTTGTGGGAACCTACAGCGAATACCGCGAGCTGGCCACAGCCAGTGAGGAAAAGAAAGAAAAGCCGGTCAGGGCCGCCGAAAACCGGCAGGAGCGTACCCCTAAACCACCAAAGCGTTCATTTCGCGAGCAACGCGAGTATGAGCAACTCGAAACAGAGATTGCTGCACTCGAGGCCGAAAAAGCGAACTGCGTCAGGGCACTGGGCGAAGCCGGACTGCCTTTCGAAGCGCTTCAACGCATCTCGGAACGCATAGTGGCAATAGATGAGGAGCTGGATATCAAGACCTTGCGATGGATTGAACTGGACGAAGCCGGAAAATAA
- a CDS encoding DUF2750 domain-containing protein produces the protein MEQQYIDHFFDQCISQGEVWLLQADDGMFAMVEDADGMSILPMYATKSEAQASAIDEWSDYKPEPMPMRELIQWLTEMSDDDMYVGIAAGGNKVIPYPASIMQQELILRRQNR, from the coding sequence ATGGAGCAGCAGTACATTGACCATTTTTTTGATCAGTGCATCAGCCAGGGAGAGGTATGGCTGTTGCAGGCCGATGATGGCATGTTTGCCATGGTAGAGGATGCGGACGGGATGAGTATCCTGCCCATGTATGCCACAAAGTCAGAAGCACAGGCCTCGGCCATTGATGAGTGGTCGGACTACAAGCCTGAGCCCATGCCGATGCGCGAACTCATTCAGTGGCTTACAGAGATGTCGGACGATGATATGTATGTGGGTATAGCGGCAGGAGGCAACAAGGTCATACCTTACCCCGCATCAATTATGCAGCAGGAGCTGATCCTCCGCAGGCAAAACCGCTGA